In one Nicotiana tomentosiformis chromosome 6, ASM39032v3, whole genome shotgun sequence genomic region, the following are encoded:
- the LOC138893343 gene encoding stemmadenine O-acetyltransferase-like, translated as MDVKVLSKENIKPSVPTPQHLRNYKISFLDQLAPSSYVPVILFYNNANVVNDHLNKENTLASDLLKKSLAETLSYYYPLAGRFKDLNSIECNDDGVLYMEAQANFHLSMFLENPDIPFLNKFLPCKGNCLEQSCQPLLAVQTSTFECGGRAIGVCMLHKVVDASAMSSFLKTWAKLTHGEGDKTLDPDFTSAISLFPPIESLPIKFIRNFENFYFQGSKSPMRRFLFDSKAIKALKANTSSQSVPFPSKIEALTAFLCKRIAAASKFLTDAPKTLVITHVANLRPRVEPPLPQNSFGNLLWIAFAFYDPLDASIELPDLAIMLREVFAQLTAENIKDIDNESTFTTLNEWLESVSTNENIKIFRFTSWCNMGIYDVNYGWGKPVWVAHMGDLDAANIRSKHQFVFLESACKEGIELWIASDDEEIRVVEKDPEFLAYAKPNPSICTN; from the exons ATGGATGTTAAAGTTCTTTCCAAGGAAAACATCAAACCCTCTGTACCAACTCCTCAGCACCTAAGGAACTACAAAATCTCCTTCCTAGATCAGCTTGCTCCATCTTCTTACGTCCCAGTCATTCTCTTTTACAATAATGCCAACGTTGTTAATGACCACTTGAATAAAGAAAATACCTTGGCTTCAGATCTCCTTAAGAAATCTCTTGCTGAAACCCTAAGTTATTACTATCCTCTTGCTGGTAGATTCAAAGACTTAAACTCTATTGAGTGCAATGACGATGGAGTTCTATATATGGAAGCTCAAGCAAACTTCCATCTCTCTATGTTTCTTGAAAATCCTGATATTCCATTCCTTAACAAGTTCCTTCCATGCAAAGGAAACTGCCTAGAACAGAGTTGTCAACCTCTCCTTGCTGTACAAACCTCCACATTTGAATGCGGTGGAAGAGCAATTGGAGTTTGCATGCTTCACAAG GTTGTAGATGCTTCTGCGATGAGTTCTTTCTTGAAAACATGGGCCAAGCTTACCCATGGTGAAGGTGATAAAACACTGGATCCAGACTTCACCTCAGCAATCTCTCTATTCCCTCCAATAGAATCATTACCAATTAAGTTCATAAGGAATTTCGAGAACTTTTATTTCCAAGGCTCAAAATCGCCAATGAGAAGGTTCTTGTTCGACTCCAAAGCCATAAAAGCTCTCAAAGCTAACACATCTAGCCAAAGTGTTCCTTTTCCATCTAAGATTGAAGCATTGACAGCTTTTCTTTGCAAACGGATTGCAGCAGCCTCTAAATTCCTTACGGATGCACCAAAGACTTTAGTGATCACACATGTTGCAAATTTAAGGCCTCGCGTTGAGCCACCTTTGCCCCAAAACTCTTTTGGAAACCTTCTTTGGATAGCATTTGCCTTTTATGACCCTTTAGATGCTAGCATAGAGTTGCCTGATTTGGCAATAATGCTAAGGGAGGTGTTTGCCCAATTAACCGCTGAGAACATTAAAG ATATAGACAACGAGTCTACATTCACGACCCTCAACGAGTGGCTTGAAAGTGTGTCAACAAATGAGAACATAAAGATTTTTAGATTCACAAGCTGGTGCAATATGGGAATATATGATGTTAATTATGGTTGGGGAAAGCCTGTTTGGGTTGCTCATATGGGGGATTTGGATGCTGCTAATATTCGATCCAAACATCAGTTTGTCTTTTTAGAAAGTGCATGCAAAGAGGGTATAGAGTTGTGGATTGCATCTGATGATGAAGAGATTAGGGTTGTGGAAAAGGATCCAGAGTTTCTCGCATATGCCAAGCCAAATCCAAGTATTTGCACGAACTAA